Proteins encoded together in one Flavobacterium keumense window:
- a CDS encoding DUF4837 family protein, which yields MNKTHFLCLLLSVILFSCFKKESNLPRKTTGKINTISVVIDDQLWNGEIGDSIRNKFASPVIGLPEEEPLFTINQYPVKLMEGFAINTRAIIVVKKGLKKKFEIKNNQYATPQKVFHLSGATATEVLDLIEQHYQEMIELIEQGEIKESQRINKKLIASNSFIGRRFNIAIQIPSHFQLVMQKPNFVWLKKKIISGSSSLLLYQVPLKTITKERVELAILKMRDSIGQFIQGREPNTYMISETGYTPYFFKSKLDNRLAYETRGTWQLHNDYMSGPFINYTLVDTATNKVLVLEGFCYSPSKDKRDVMHELEAIIHSVHLLKSNTFTPHKKKIHGTRMED from the coding sequence ATGAATAAAACTCATTTTTTGTGTCTGCTCCTTTCGGTTATATTGTTTTCTTGTTTCAAAAAAGAATCCAACTTACCTCGTAAAACAACGGGTAAAATCAACACCATTTCAGTAGTTATAGATGATCAGTTGTGGAATGGAGAAATTGGCGATAGCATCCGTAATAAATTTGCATCACCGGTAATAGGACTACCAGAAGAAGAACCTCTTTTTACTATTAATCAATATCCTGTCAAATTAATGGAAGGATTTGCTATTAATACTCGCGCAATTATTGTGGTGAAAAAAGGTCTCAAGAAAAAATTCGAGATCAAGAACAATCAATACGCCACTCCTCAAAAAGTATTTCATCTTTCGGGAGCAACTGCTACGGAAGTCTTGGATTTGATCGAACAACATTATCAAGAGATGATAGAATTGATTGAGCAGGGCGAGATCAAAGAAAGTCAAAGAATCAATAAAAAATTAATAGCGTCTAATAGTTTTATTGGACGACGTTTCAATATAGCAATCCAAATCCCATCCCATTTTCAATTAGTAATGCAAAAGCCTAATTTTGTTTGGCTAAAGAAAAAAATAATAAGTGGTAGCAGTAGTTTGTTACTGTATCAGGTACCACTGAAAACGATTACAAAAGAGCGAGTGGAACTAGCCATTCTTAAAATGAGAGATTCCATTGGGCAATTTATTCAAGGAAGAGAACCTAATACCTATATGATTAGCGAGACAGGTTATACGCCTTATTTTTTTAAATCAAAATTGGATAATCGACTGGCATATGAAACAAGAGGTACTTGGCAACTTCATAATGATTATATGTCTGGCCCTTTTATCAATTATACTCTAGTAGATACCGCTACTAATAAGGTACTAGTTTTGGAAGGATTTTGTTATTCACCCTCTAAGGATAAAAGAGACGTCATGCACGAATTAGAAGCCATTATCCATTCGGTTCATTTACTTAAAAGCAATACATTTACCCCACATAAAAAGAAAATTCATGGCACTAGAATGGAAGATTAA
- the rnpA gene encoding ribonuclease P protein component encodes MNFNYPKNEKLKSKITIGLLFSEGKSVSKYPLRLVYHSGALGDEQQLKVGVSVSKKYFKKAVDRNYFKRVLRETYRLNQHLLKDHLNQPYALMLFYQSKDRLSFEEINTKTVQLFEKFLAQVNPATKEDPK; translated from the coding sequence ATGAACTTCAATTATCCAAAAAACGAAAAACTAAAAAGCAAGATTACGATCGGATTGTTATTTTCCGAAGGGAAATCAGTATCAAAATACCCCTTGCGATTAGTGTATCATTCGGGTGCTTTAGGAGACGAGCAACAATTAAAAGTTGGGGTTTCGGTTTCTAAAAAATACTTCAAAAAAGCCGTTGATCGGAATTATTTCAAACGTGTTTTGCGCGAGACCTATCGTCTGAATCAACATTTGCTAAAAGATCACCTCAACCAACCCTATGCGTTAATGCTTTTTTACCAAAGCAAAGACCGATTGTCGTTTGAAGAAATCAACACCAAAACAGTTCAGTTATTTGAAAAGTTTTTGGCGCAAGTTAACCCTGCTACAAAAGAAGATCCAAAATAA
- a CDS encoding acyl-ACP desaturase produces the protein MSIKNIRLEVMQFLEKNVDSFVEQYLIPVEKIWQPTDFLPDSQSENFFEEVKELREIAKDLPYDFWVAMVGDTITEEALPTYESWLMEVEGVNNLERNGWSSWIRQWTGEENRHGDVLNKYLYLSGRINMREVEITTQHLINDGFDIGTGRDPYKNFVYTSFQELATYVSHNRVSQIAKKHGDHKLSKMCKMIAGDEMRHHHAYSEFVNRIFQVDPSEMMLAFQYMMKQKITMPAHFLRESGQKISSAFENFSDSAQRIGVYTASDYVEIMQKLIDKWQIDKIGSLTDEAEKARDYLMKLPARMAKISERLVIPQESYIFKWVEPATL, from the coding sequence ATGTCAATTAAAAACATTCGTTTAGAAGTGATGCAGTTTTTGGAAAAAAACGTGGATAGCTTCGTAGAACAGTACCTAATTCCAGTTGAAAAGATCTGGCAACCTACCGATTTTTTACCAGATTCACAAAGTGAAAACTTTTTTGAAGAAGTAAAAGAACTGAGAGAAATTGCTAAAGATTTACCATACGATTTTTGGGTAGCTATGGTGGGAGATACCATTACCGAAGAGGCGTTACCAACGTATGAGTCTTGGTTAATGGAAGTAGAAGGAGTCAATAATTTAGAAAGAAACGGTTGGTCAAGCTGGATTCGTCAATGGACAGGAGAAGAAAACCGTCACGGAGACGTTTTGAATAAATACTTGTATTTGTCTGGTCGAATCAACATGCGCGAGGTAGAAATTACCACCCAACACTTGATTAACGACGGTTTCGATATTGGTACAGGAAGAGACCCGTATAAAAACTTTGTGTACACGAGTTTCCAAGAGTTAGCGACTTACGTTTCGCACAACAGGGTGTCGCAAATTGCCAAAAAACACGGAGATCATAAGTTGTCTAAAATGTGTAAGATGATTGCAGGTGATGAGATGCGTCACCACCATGCGTATAGCGAATTTGTGAACCGAATTTTTCAAGTAGACCCAAGCGAAATGATGTTAGCGTTTCAATACATGATGAAACAAAAAATTACAATGCCAGCGCATTTTTTGAGGGAGTCAGGGCAAAAAATCAGTTCTGCATTTGAAAATTTCTCTGATTCGGCTCAACGTATTGGTGTATACACAGCGAGTGATTATGTAGAAATCATGCAAAAATTAATCGACAAATGGCAAATTGATAAGATTGGAAGTTTGACTGACGAAGCCGAAAAAGCCCGCGATTATTTGATGAAATTACCAGCAAGAATGGCTAAAATTTCAGAACGATTAGTGATTCCGCAAGAATCCTATATTTTTAAATGGGTAGAGCCTGCTACATTGTAA
- a CDS encoding GNAT family N-acetyltransferase encodes MALEWKIKSFESLSVHELYDILRLRSEIFVVEQNCVYLDLDGKDQKALHLFGTFEGKIVAHARLFKPGISFVHASIGRVVVHSKYRDRKWGHELMRQAIEGVLHHYGETEITIGAQLYLKKFYESHGFVQTSEMYLEDDIPHIQMEKSH; translated from the coding sequence ATGGCACTAGAATGGAAGATTAAATCTTTTGAATCACTTTCTGTACACGAGTTGTACGATATTCTTCGTTTGCGAAGCGAAATCTTTGTTGTTGAACAAAATTGTGTCTATCTTGATTTGGACGGCAAAGACCAAAAAGCATTGCATCTTTTTGGAACATTTGAAGGCAAAATTGTAGCACATGCACGTCTTTTTAAACCCGGAATTTCATTTGTTCATGCATCTATTGGCAGAGTTGTGGTACACTCTAAGTACCGAGATAGAAAATGGGGTCACGAATTAATGCGTCAAGCTATAGAAGGTGTTTTACATCATTATGGCGAAACCGAAATTACGATTGGCGCCCAATTGTACCTAAAAAAATTCTATGAAAGTCACGGATTTGTTCAAACAAGCGAAATGTATTTAGAAGACGATATTCCGCACATTCAAATGGAGAAAAGTCACTAA
- a CDS encoding S41 family peptidase — MMSSFKKRYIIPVVAGAFLYVGVSFKEDFFEVAKQIEIFTTLFKELNKNYVDETNPGELMDRAIKGMLASLDPYTVFFNEQDVVKFKINNTGEYTGIGVLITRKEDRLIIKEPYKNFPADKAGLKAGDEIIQIGDVLLADFKDDASQLLKGAKNTKIDIKYIRQGKTNTAQIVLDEVEIKSVPFFGKIDDKTGYIVLAHFNKKAGLETKNALEQLKKEGAERIVLDLRDNPGGLLNEAVTICNLFVPKNEIIVTTKSKIDKHNNTYKTTKEPIDTEIPLAIIVNGRSASASEIVSGALQDLDRAVIIGSRSFGKGLVQRPIDLTYGTQLKVTISRYYTPSGRCIQALDYAHKDKNGIATKRDEKNYTAFKTKKGRTVYDGGGIQPDIALDETKLSPIAEALEKNDAIFNFATQYYYKNPNLGNTIPTISEADYQDFKQFLKSTKFSFDTQTELALKVTLAAAKKEQIDETITTEYQQLLTALQKSETALLDKNQKEIKNLIREELIKRYQYQEGLYLFYLKNNLEIKRAVQILNSPAEYKSILKM; from the coding sequence ATGATGTCCTCATTCAAGAAAAGATATATTATTCCTGTTGTTGCTGGTGCCTTTTTGTATGTAGGTGTAAGTTTTAAGGAAGATTTTTTTGAGGTAGCCAAGCAAATTGAAATCTTCACTACACTATTCAAAGAATTGAATAAAAACTATGTAGACGAAACCAACCCTGGCGAATTAATGGACAGAGCCATCAAAGGAATGTTAGCCAGCCTTGACCCGTACACGGTTTTTTTCAACGAGCAAGATGTAGTGAAATTCAAAATCAACAATACGGGAGAATATACCGGCATTGGTGTATTAATCACTCGTAAAGAAGACCGACTAATCATCAAAGAACCCTATAAAAATTTTCCTGCCGACAAGGCCGGACTGAAAGCTGGGGATGAAATTATCCAAATTGGCGATGTTCTTTTAGCCGACTTTAAAGACGATGCTTCGCAATTATTAAAAGGGGCAAAAAACACCAAAATTGACATCAAATACATTCGACAAGGAAAAACCAATACTGCCCAAATTGTATTGGACGAAGTCGAAATCAAATCGGTACCGTTCTTTGGAAAAATAGACGACAAAACGGGTTATATTGTATTGGCACACTTCAACAAAAAAGCGGGGTTGGAAACCAAAAATGCCTTGGAACAACTCAAAAAAGAAGGTGCTGAACGTATCGTTTTGGACTTACGCGATAATCCAGGTGGATTATTAAACGAGGCGGTGACTATTTGCAATTTATTTGTCCCTAAAAACGAAATTATTGTTACCACAAAATCGAAAATCGACAAGCACAACAATACCTACAAAACCACCAAAGAACCTATTGACACTGAAATTCCTTTAGCGATTATTGTCAACGGAAGAAGCGCCTCGGCTTCAGAAATCGTTTCAGGAGCTTTACAGGATTTGGACCGCGCTGTCATTATTGGTAGTCGTAGTTTTGGGAAAGGATTAGTCCAAAGACCCATTGATTTGACGTATGGAACTCAGTTAAAAGTAACCATATCGCGTTACTACACGCCTTCGGGTCGTTGCATTCAGGCTTTAGATTATGCTCACAAAGACAAAAACGGAATTGCTACAAAACGTGACGAGAAAAATTATACCGCTTTTAAAACCAAAAAAGGAAGAACGGTTTATGATGGCGGTGGCATTCAGCCGGATATAGCGCTAGACGAAACTAAATTAAGTCCTATTGCCGAAGCCTTAGAAAAAAACGATGCGATTTTCAATTTTGCGACTCAATATTATTACAAAAATCCAAACCTAGGCAACACGATTCCGACTATTTCAGAAGCAGATTACCAAGACTTCAAACAGTTTTTAAAATCAACTAAATTCTCTTTTGATACCCAAACGGAACTGGCATTGAAGGTAACTTTGGCTGCAGCCAAAAAAGAACAAATTGACGAAACTATTACCACAGAATACCAACAATTATTGACTGCGCTTCAAAAAAGTGAAACCGCCTTATTGGATAAAAATCAAAAAGAAATCAAGAACTTAATTCGGGAAGAACTGATCAAACGCTACCAATACCAAGAAGGTTTATACCTGTTCTATCTTAAAAATAATCTTGAAATCAAACGCGCCGTTCAAATATTGAACTCGCCTGCTGAATACAAATCCATCTTAAAAATGTAA
- a CDS encoding lysophospholipid acyltransferase family protein: MQKLISYPLSIIYYLCFGLCLLVFHPIQWVCFNVFGYQAHKKSVDYLNLFLVRCTNLLGTSYQFENTEVIPKNVPLIFVANHQSLYDIVAIIWYLRDFHCKFVSKKELGKGIPSVSYNLNHGGSVLIDRKDPKQAIPVIKGLSEYIEKNTRSAVIFPEGTRSKTGKPKPFAQSGLKILCKYAPSAYVVPITINNSWKMVRFGTFPMGLGNRLQFTIHTPLKVSDYSFEELIEQTERAVVQGIQIK, from the coding sequence ATGCAGAAACTAATTTCGTATCCCCTCTCCATCATCTACTATTTGTGTTTTGGACTTTGTTTGCTTGTTTTTCATCCAATTCAATGGGTATGTTTCAATGTTTTTGGATACCAAGCACACAAAAAAAGTGTCGATTATTTAAACCTGTTTTTAGTGCGTTGCACGAATCTTTTAGGAACGAGTTATCAGTTTGAAAATACAGAAGTTATTCCTAAAAATGTGCCCCTAATTTTTGTGGCCAATCATCAGAGTTTGTATGATATTGTGGCGATTATTTGGTACTTGAGAGACTTCCATTGCAAGTTTGTGAGTAAGAAAGAATTGGGAAAAGGAATTCCAAGCGTGTCGTATAATTTGAATCATGGAGGCTCTGTTCTCATCGATAGAAAAGACCCCAAACAAGCCATTCCTGTGATCAAAGGATTGTCTGAATATATTGAAAAAAATACCCGTTCTGCAGTGATTTTTCCCGAAGGGACGCGTAGTAAAACTGGAAAACCAAAACCGTTCGCGCAAAGCGGATTGAAAATATTATGTAAGTATGCCCCTTCTGCTTATGTGGTTCCAATTACCATTAACAATTCATGGAAAATGGTGCGATTTGGCACTTTCCCAATGGGTTTGGGCAACCGACTCCAATTTACAATTCACACACCTTTAAAAGTGAGTGATTATTCGTTTGAGGAGTTGATAGAACAAACAGAAAGAGCCGTAGTACAAGGAATACAAATTAAATAA
- a CDS encoding phosphoglycerate kinase: protein MKTVNDFNFKNKKAIIRVDFNVPLDENFNVTDVTRIEAAKPTIDKILSDGGSVILMSHLGRPKGAEEKYSLKHILKTASEILGVSVQFAANCVGDEAKTAADKLQAGEVLLLENLRFHAEEEAGDVAFAKELASLGDIYVNDAFGTAHRAHASTTIIAQFFPNDKCFGTLLAKEIESLDKVLKNSVKPVTAVLGGSKVSSKITVIENILDKVDHMIIGGGMTFTFIKALGGKIGNSICEDDKQDLALEILRLAKEKGVQIHIPVDVVAGDDFSNTANTQVVDVRAIPDGWEGMDAGPKSLENFKKVILGSKTILWNGPLGVFEMPTFAKGTIALGEFIAESTANGAFSLVGGGDSVAAVKQFGFEDKVSYVSTGGGAMLEMLEGRVLPGIAAILE, encoded by the coding sequence ATGAAAACGGTAAACGATTTTAATTTCAAAAATAAAAAAGCCATCATCCGCGTTGATTTTAACGTGCCTTTAGATGAAAATTTCAATGTCACAGATGTTACTCGTATTGAAGCAGCTAAACCAACAATTGATAAAATTTTGTCTGATGGTGGGAGCGTAATTTTAATGTCACATTTAGGCCGTCCAAAAGGAGCCGAAGAAAAATATTCATTGAAACACATCTTAAAAACAGCGTCTGAGATTTTGGGTGTTTCAGTTCAATTTGCTGCAAATTGTGTAGGTGACGAGGCTAAAACAGCAGCCGATAAATTACAAGCAGGCGAAGTGTTGTTATTAGAAAATTTACGTTTTCATGCTGAAGAAGAAGCTGGAGATGTGGCTTTTGCCAAAGAACTAGCATCATTAGGAGATATTTATGTGAACGATGCTTTTGGAACTGCGCACAGAGCGCACGCTTCGACTACAATTATTGCGCAATTTTTCCCAAATGATAAATGTTTTGGAACATTGTTAGCAAAAGAAATCGAAAGTTTGGATAAAGTCTTAAAAAACAGTGTTAAACCTGTAACGGCAGTTCTTGGAGGTTCAAAAGTTTCTTCAAAAATCACGGTTATCGAAAATATTTTAGACAAAGTAGATCACATGATTATTGGTGGTGGAATGACCTTTACTTTCATAAAAGCCTTAGGCGGAAAAATCGGGAATTCGATTTGCGAAGATGACAAACAAGATTTAGCCTTAGAAATTTTGCGTTTAGCAAAAGAAAAAGGAGTTCAAATTCATATTCCAGTAGACGTAGTTGCGGGAGATGATTTTTCTAACACTGCCAATACACAAGTAGTTGATGTAAGGGCTATTCCTGACGGATGGGAAGGTATGGATGCAGGGCCAAAATCGTTAGAAAATTTCAAAAAAGTAATTTTGGGATCTAAAACAATTCTTTGGAATGGACCTTTAGGAGTTTTTGAGATGCCAACTTTTGCAAAAGGAACAATTGCTTTAGGTGAGTTTATTGCTGAATCAACAGCAAATGGAGCTTTCTCACTTGTAGGTGGTGGAGATTCTGTTGCAGCTGTAAAACAATTTGGTTTTGAAGATAAAGTAAGCTATGTTTCAACAGGAGGAGGTGCAATGCTTGAAATGTTAGAAGGTAGAGTGTTGCCTGGAATTGCGGCTATTTTAGAATAA
- a CDS encoding enoyl-CoA hydratase/isomerase family protein produces MNYENLLIAIENKIALVTLNRPAKLNALNKNTLAELHAAFTDLESNEAVQVIILTGSGEKAFVAGADIAEFANFSTQEGTQLAADGHQKVFDHIENLKKPVIAAVNGFALGGGLELAMACHFRVASENAKMGLPEVTLGLIPGYGGTQRLPQLVGKGRAMEMILTATMITATEAKEYGLVNHVVPQTELIEFCQGLAQKISTNAPVAITQAIQAVNASFDKTQNGYQQEINAFGRLFGTADFKEGTTAFLEKRKANFSGK; encoded by the coding sequence ATGAACTACGAAAATCTTTTGATTGCTATAGAAAATAAAATAGCATTGGTGACTTTGAATCGTCCAGCAAAATTGAATGCACTAAACAAGAATACTCTTGCCGAATTGCACGCTGCTTTTACTGATTTAGAAAGCAACGAAGCCGTTCAAGTAATTATCTTGACCGGAAGTGGCGAAAAAGCTTTTGTGGCAGGTGCCGATATTGCTGAATTTGCCAATTTCTCTACTCAAGAAGGAACGCAACTCGCTGCCGACGGACATCAAAAGGTATTTGATCACATTGAAAACTTAAAAAAACCAGTCATTGCTGCTGTTAACGGATTTGCCTTAGGAGGCGGATTGGAATTAGCAATGGCATGTCATTTTAGAGTAGCCTCTGAAAATGCCAAAATGGGGTTGCCCGAAGTGACTCTGGGTTTGATCCCAGGGTATGGTGGCACACAACGTTTACCTCAACTAGTAGGAAAGGGTCGTGCAATGGAAATGATTTTAACCGCTACCATGATAACCGCTACTGAGGCTAAAGAATATGGCTTAGTCAACCACGTAGTCCCTCAAACCGAACTAATTGAATTTTGCCAAGGCTTGGCACAAAAAATTAGTACGAATGCACCTGTTGCAATTACGCAGGCTATTCAAGCAGTAAACGCTAGTTTTGATAAAACTCAAAACGGTTACCAACAAGAAATCAATGCCTTTGGTAGATTGTTTGGTACTGCTGATTTCAAAGAAGGGACGACTGCCTTTTTAGAAAAAAGAAAAGCTAATTTTAGCGGAAAATAA
- a CDS encoding LysM peptidoglycan-binding domain-containing protein, translated as MNIKKYILSFFLLISLSLFSQEVAEKRDAPKPEIKISYLDSIKKTFVRDDLASCVDSLWLKELTDLDLYNNLSQDIQTINFDEQVDYELPTEVLKARLQEMDEKSPFHIEYNPGLENIIKSFLKNRKRAFERLMAISEYYFPLFEEALDKQNVPLEIKYLAVVESALNPKAVSRVGATGLWQFMYQTGKQYGLKIDSYVDERSDPLKASEAAAQYMKNMYAIFGDWDLVLASYNSGPGNVAKAIRRSGGQQNYWNIRKNLPKETQGYVPAFLATMYIYEYHKEHGIKPERAPIKHFATDTVMIKKQISFKQISDLIDIPIAQLQILNPSFKLNIVPSYKDQAHYLRLPQDKMAVFTSNESKIYAYVDREANLREKPFQIVRPIVPQDSINTLQRLAQAKVRYYRVKRGDNLTTIAQKYDVAIEDLKKWNNIKGNKVAYGKNLRINGTDVEQKLSAVAKVEVDKKAVIKDSLGSKMDSFYVVQKGDNLSAIAKKFNISVADLQEWNKLTNNNIQLGASLQIAKNSIKEDVVAAPERKDIQYVVQKGDNLGNIAKKFGVSLDDLKQWNNLTTNSIALGSTLIVAKNEIAIVTNKAPVASFKKKEEYSAPATEYYVKKGDSLYSISKKYPGVTISDLKKWNNIKDEELKPGMKLKING; from the coding sequence ATGAATATAAAAAAATATATACTTTCTTTTTTTCTGTTAATTTCATTATCCCTTTTTTCACAAGAAGTTGCTGAAAAAAGAGATGCTCCAAAGCCCGAAATTAAAATATCTTACTTAGATTCAATCAAAAAAACATTTGTTAGAGACGATTTGGCTTCTTGTGTTGATAGTTTATGGTTAAAGGAGTTGACCGATTTAGATTTGTATAACAATCTTTCGCAAGATATTCAAACCATTAATTTTGATGAGCAAGTAGACTATGAACTACCTACCGAAGTATTAAAAGCGAGACTTCAAGAAATGGATGAAAAATCACCATTTCATATAGAATACAATCCAGGATTAGAAAATATAATTAAGTCTTTCTTGAAAAATAGAAAACGTGCTTTTGAACGTTTGATGGCAATTTCAGAATATTATTTTCCTTTATTTGAAGAAGCTTTAGACAAACAAAATGTTCCGCTTGAAATCAAATACTTAGCAGTGGTGGAATCAGCATTAAATCCAAAAGCGGTTTCTAGAGTGGGTGCAACCGGACTTTGGCAGTTCATGTATCAAACAGGAAAACAATATGGATTGAAAATCGATTCGTATGTTGATGAACGAAGCGACCCTTTAAAAGCGAGTGAGGCAGCAGCCCAATATATGAAAAACATGTATGCTATTTTTGGTGATTGGGACTTGGTTTTAGCATCCTACAATTCAGGTCCAGGTAATGTTGCCAAGGCAATTCGACGTTCAGGAGGACAACAGAATTATTGGAATATTCGTAAAAACTTACCTAAAGAAACACAAGGATATGTTCCTGCATTTTTAGCCACCATGTATATTTATGAATACCATAAGGAACATGGTATTAAACCTGAAAGAGCGCCTATTAAGCATTTTGCTACCGATACGGTGATGATTAAAAAGCAGATTTCATTTAAGCAAATTTCAGACTTAATTGACATTCCAATAGCGCAATTGCAAATTTTGAATCCATCATTTAAATTGAATATAGTGCCTTCTTATAAAGATCAAGCACACTATTTAAGATTGCCTCAAGATAAAATGGCAGTATTTACATCTAATGAATCTAAAATCTATGCTTATGTAGATAGAGAAGCTAATTTAAGAGAAAAGCCGTTTCAAATTGTACGTCCAATTGTACCTCAAGATTCAATCAATACATTGCAACGATTGGCGCAAGCTAAAGTGCGATACTACCGTGTTAAGCGAGGGGATAATTTGACAACAATTGCACAAAAATATGATGTGGCAATAGAAGACCTTAAGAAGTGGAATAATATAAAAGGAAATAAAGTTGCTTACGGAAAGAATCTTAGAATTAACGGAACTGATGTAGAACAGAAACTTTCGGCTGTAGCTAAGGTTGAGGTGGACAAAAAAGCAGTTATTAAAGATAGTTTAGGCTCTAAAATGGATTCTTTTTATGTAGTCCAAAAGGGTGATAATCTAAGTGCTATTGCTAAGAAATTCAACATTTCAGTAGCAGATTTACAAGAGTGGAATAAATTAACTAACAACAATATTCAATTAGGGGCTTCTCTTCAGATTGCTAAAAATTCAATTAAAGAAGATGTGGTAGCCGCACCTGAAAGAAAGGACATTCAGTATGTTGTACAAAAAGGAGACAATTTAGGAAATATAGCTAAGAAGTTCGGAGTATCTCTAGACGATTTAAAACAATGGAACAATTTAACAACAAATTCAATTGCTTTAGGAAGTACTTTGATTGTTGCTAAAAATGAGATTGCAATTGTAACAAACAAAGCGCCAGTTGCAAGTTTTAAAAAGAAAGAAGAGTATTCAGCACCAGCAACAGAGTATTATGTAAAAAAAGGAGATTCTCTATACAGTATATCAAAAAAATATCCAGGAGTAACTATTTCAGATCTAAAGAAATGGAACAACATCAAAGATGAAGAGTTGAAACCAGGGATGAAATTAAAAATTAACGGATAA
- a CDS encoding OmpA family protein translates to MKKLFKIGFLVLFLSGFAQEKITQNIYFDFDVDQLRENQKNILCDFFQKIDSSQIQSVRVFGYCDDRGSAPYNFNLSDRRVGTVEKILLNIGLNPKKLIALEGKGRVLVNKDTVPNLDQTRYQNRRVEVVIEKKAQSAYFMGIPRLFSDFHLPHKKGDRIYLENVRFGVGSSYLDLRSRAILDKIVVILKNNPYIEFEIQGHVCCTPKYYSDAIDKDTKERKLSYNRAKAVYRYLVMRKINPYRMTFKGYGNQFPIGKEPELDRRVELVITKC, encoded by the coding sequence ATGAAAAAATTATTCAAAATAGGATTTTTAGTACTGTTCTTAAGCGGATTTGCTCAAGAAAAAATTACACAAAATATCTATTTTGACTTTGACGTGGACCAACTTCGAGAAAACCAAAAGAACATTCTTTGTGATTTTTTTCAAAAAATTGACAGTAGCCAAATCCAATCTGTTCGCGTTTTTGGGTATTGTGACGATCGTGGTTCGGCTCCTTACAATTTCAATTTATCGGACAGGAGAGTCGGTACCGTTGAAAAAATCTTACTGAACATTGGACTGAATCCTAAAAAATTAATCGCTTTAGAAGGCAAAGGAAGGGTTTTGGTCAACAAAGACACGGTGCCTAATCTAGATCAAACCCGTTATCAAAATAGACGCGTAGAAGTTGTAATAGAAAAAAAAGCTCAAAGCGCTTATTTTATGGGTATTCCTCGCTTATTTTCTGATTTTCATTTGCCTCACAAAAAAGGAGATAGAATCTATTTAGAAAATGTACGCTTTGGTGTTGGAAGCAGTTACTTGGACTTAAGATCCCGAGCTATACTGGACAAGATTGTCGTGATTTTAAAAAACAATCCTTACATTGAATTTGAAATTCAGGGTCATGTTTGTTGCACCCCAAAGTATTATTCAGATGCTATTGATAAAGATACCAAAGAAAGAAAGCTGTCGTACAATAGGGCCAAAGCTGTGTACCGCTACTTAGTAATGCGAAAAATCAATCCGTACAGAATGACTTTTAAGGGCTATGGCAATCAATTCCCTATTGGTAAAGAACCTGAATTAGACCGAAGAGTCGAGTTAGTGATTACCAAATGTTAG
- a CDS encoding HD domain-containing protein — protein MNASNLIEKTIQFVKETLAQAEGGHDWFHIERVYKNALLIAASENCDLEIVQLSALLHDIADSKFHDGDETIGPKTARTFLESENVVQATIDHVIAIIENISFKGGKVARKFSSIELDIVQDADRLDAIGAIGIARTFNYGGFKNRALYNPEIAPNLSMTKEEYKKNEAPTINHFYEKLLLLKDKMNTQTGKQIAQERHRYMEDFLEQFYAEWEGRK, from the coding sequence ATGAATGCCTCTAATTTGATTGAAAAAACAATACAGTTTGTAAAAGAAACGTTAGCCCAAGCCGAAGGCGGTCACGATTGGTTTCATATTGAGCGTGTGTATAAAAACGCGTTGTTGATTGCTGCATCTGAAAATTGTGATTTGGAAATAGTACAATTAAGCGCTTTGCTTCACGACATTGCAGACAGTAAATTTCACGACGGAGATGAAACTATTGGTCCTAAAACAGCACGAACTTTTTTAGAGTCTGAAAATGTGGTGCAAGCAACGATTGACCACGTAATCGCAATAATTGAAAATATTTCGTTCAAAGGTGGCAAAGTAGCAAGAAAGTTCTCTTCCATCGAGTTAGATATTGTTCAAGATGCGGATCGTTTGGATGCTATTGGTGCCATTGGCATTGCCAGAACGTTTAATTATGGGGGTTTCAAAAACAGAGCGCTTTACAATCCTGAAATTGCTCCGAATTTATCCATGACGAAAGAAGAATATAAAAAGAATGAGGCGCCTACCATCAATCATTTTTATGAAAAATTATTGTTGTTGAAAGACAAAATGAATACCCAAACAGGAAAACAAATTGCCCAAGAACGCCACCGTTATATGGAAGATTTTTTGGAACAGTTTTATGCCGAATGGGAGGGGAGAAAATAA